One genomic segment of Tripterygium wilfordii isolate XIE 37 chromosome 9, ASM1340144v1, whole genome shotgun sequence includes these proteins:
- the LOC120006003 gene encoding protein FAR1-RELATED SEQUENCE 6-like encodes MGFNECGFSRYDKDNADIDDGVDDYQENIEVDDFQVDNNGIESSVLHRHPPPCAGGNLADGPPSNNNIGSNSLGTSNFVGSNSSNSYWGGKVTIGQIYSDKKELQKYIAMYAMSKNFQFRVIKSTKTLFMIQCAAKGCEWRMRYIRVKDSELFKVTRLNDNHKCSLDFINRSHMQASGKVIGECIKSKYNGVGRIYRPKDIIQDVRQEFGVNISYDKAWRAREAALESVRGTPEDSFSYLPHYCAELEKNNPGTITYIESDHEKRFKYFFMALGASLRGFRSAMQPVIVVDGTHLKGKYMGTLFVVAAQDGNKKIYPVAFGVGDSENNASWEWFFEKLRVALALEDFSELSLISDRHKSIERGVSLVFPESYHGHCMHHI; translated from the coding sequence ATGGGTTTTAATGAATGTGGTTTTAGTCGATACGATAAAGATAATGCagatattgatgatggggttgatgactatcaagaaaatatTGAGGTTGATGACTTTCAAGTGGATAATAATGGGATTGAAAGTTCGGTACTTCATCGACACCCGCCTCCATGTGCGGGCGGTAACTTAGCGGATGGGCCTCCTAGCAACAATAACATTGGCTCAAATTCGCTTGGTACGTCGAACTTTGTTGGGAGTAATAGTAGCAATAGCTATTGGGGTGGTAAAGTTACGATTGGGCAGATTTATTCAGACAAAAAAgagttacaaaaatatattgctATGTATGCTATGAGCAAGAACTTCCAATTTCGCGTTATTAAGTCGACCAAAACTCTTTTTATGATTCAATGTGCTGCTAAAGGGTGCGAGTGGCGTATGCGATATATAAGAGTCAAGGATTCGGAGTTGTTTAAGGTGACGAGGCTTAATGACAATCACAAATGCTCTTTGGACTTTATTAATCGAAGTCATATGCAAGCATCAGGAAAGGTTATTGGAGAATGCATTAAGTCAAAATATAATGGTGTTGGTCGTATTTACCGACCAAAAGACATAATACAGGATGTGCGGCAGGAATTTGGTGTTAATATTAGCTATGATAAAGCTTGGAGGGCTAGGGAAGCTGCCTTGGAATCAGTGCGAGGAACGCCTGAAGATTCCTTTTCTTACTTGCCACACTATTGTGCCGAGTTAGAGAAGAATAATCCTGGTACGATAACTTATATAGAGTCCGATCACGAGAAAaggtttaaatattttttcatggcTCTCGGTGCTTCGTTAAGAGGATTTCGGAGTGCAATGCAACCTGTCATCGTCGTTGATGGTACTCACCTAAAGGGCAAGTACATGGGCACGCTCTTTGTTGTCGCTGCTCAAGATGGCAACAAGAAAATTTATCCAGTGGCTTTTGGGGTTGGAGATTCCGAGAATAATGCATCTTGGGAATGGTTTTTCGAGAAACTGCGAGTTGCACTTGCACTTGAAGATTTCTCGGAACTATCATTGATATCGGATAGGCATAAAAGTATTGAGAGAGGTGTTTCACTTGTATTTCCGGAATCTTATCATGGGCACTGCATGCACCATATCTAA
- the LOC120006004 gene encoding uncharacterized protein LOC120006004: protein MKAKKIDDVVFPIYFKAAKAYRISDFEHLMTQIRGFEGGKAYKYLEDSGFDKWSRAHFPGYRYSILTTNIAESMNAALRDVRGLPITTLVEQLRSLIQRWFHERRTKAASITSQLCKKVEKKMTKRNERALRMLVEPISHIEFYVRDGFGDGKVNFPDRTCTCRKFQMQQLQCVHALAACRFRNVTVHSLCSRYYTNEAIMVAYAEPIYTVSLENQRIASRDRVLLPPDTRRSGGRPRERRIPSAGETVAVRLCGRCKQRGHNRQTCKESISLHPT, encoded by the coding sequence ATGAAggccaaaaaaattgatgatgtcGTGTTTCCCATATATTTCAAGGCAGCAAAGGCTTACCGTATTTCAGATTTTGAACATCTAATGACACAGATCCGTGGTTTTGAAGGTGGCAAGGCATATAAATATCTAGAGGATTCCGGATTCGATAAGTGGTCTCGTGCACATTTTCCCGGATATAGGTACAGTATACTCACTACCAACATTGCAGAAAGTATGAATGCTGCACTACGTGATGTGCGGGGTCTTCCAATAACAACGTTGGTTGAGCAATTGAGATCCTTAATTCAAAGGTGGTTTCATGAGCGTCGTACAAAAGCGGCATCCATAACGTCCCAATTGTGCAAGAaggttgagaaaaaaatgacaaagcggAATGAAAGGGCTTTACGTATGTTGGTTGAACCAATAAGTCATATCGAGTTCTATGTACGAGATGGCTTCGGAGATGGCAAGGTGAACTTTCCTGACAGAACATGCACGTGCAGGAAGTTTCAAATGCAACAATTGCAGTGCGTTCATGCATTGGCTGCTTGCCGATTTAGAAATGTCACTGTACATTCTTTGTGTTCACGGTATTACACCAATGAAGCTATTATGGTGGCTTATGCAGAACCAATATACACAGTATCTCTTGAAAATCAACGCATAGCAAGCCGAGATAGAGTTTTATTACCGCCAGATACAAGAAGATCGGGAGGGAGACCAAGAGAGCGAAGAATACCATCAGCTGGTGAAACAGTGGCAGTTAGACTTTGTGGACGATGTAAGCAACGTGGACATAATCGTCAAACTTGCAAGGAGTCAATATCGTTGCATCCAACATGA
- the LOC120006537 gene encoding protein SHORT-ROOT-like, whose product MIINNDHFQQLAIMATSSNHQSHTSTSRSSDSGEPPSTAAAAAASPVDNKWASRLLNECARAISDKDSTKIHQLLWMLNELASPYGDCDQKLASYFLQSLFCKATGSGRRCYKTLTCVAEKSHSFDSARKLILKFQEVSPWTTFGHVASNGAILEALDGETKLHIIDISNTFCTQWPTLLESLATRNDETPRLKLTVVVTASIVGSVMKEIGQRMEKFARLMGVPFEFNVVSGLNHFTKEGLGVQDDEAIAVNCIGALRRVEVEERVALIQFFQSLKPKAVTIVEEEADFTSTRYDFVKCFEECLRFYTLYFEMLEESFAPTSNERLMLERECSRSIVKVLACDDDDDENENNENGSNGEEGWCERRERGSQWCERMKDASFSPVGFSDDVVDDVKALLKRYKAGWSVMVPKSGGGDDDDDDKNNQIPQSSGVYLTWKDEPVAWASVWKP is encoded by the coding sequence ATGATCATCAACAATGATCATTTTCAACAACTAGCAATTATGGCTACTTCCAGCAATCATCAAAGCCACACATCAACAAGCCGTTCATCAGACTCCGGTGAGCCACCATCTACTGCAGCTGCCGCTGCCGCCTCCCCGGTTGATAACAAATGGGCTTCAAGGCTTCTTAATGAGTGTGCAAGAGCCATCTCAGATAAGGACTCCACCAAAATCCACCAACTCCTATGGATGTTGAATGAGTTAGCATCTCCTTATGGAGATTGTGATCAGAAATTGGCTTCTTATTTCTTGCAATCCTTGTTTTGTAAGGCGACCGGCTCCGGCCGGAGATGCTACAAAACCCTAACCTGTGTAGCTGAGAAGAGCCACTCCTTTGATTCAGCTAGGAAGTTAATACTCAAGTTCCAAGAGGTAAGTCCATGGACAACTTTTGGTCATGTAGCTTCAAATGGTGCAATCTTGGAGGCCTTAGATGGTGAAACCAAGCTTCACATAATTGATATAAGCAACACCTTTTGCACTCAGTGGCCTactctattggaatctttagctACAAGAAACGACGAGACGCCTCGATTGAAGCTCACGGTTGTTGTAACTGCATCCATTGTAGGATCAGTCATGAAGGAGATAGGGCAAAGAATGGAGAAGTTTGCAAGGTTGATGGGAGTTCCATTTGAATTCAATGTAGTAAGTGGTCTAAACCACTTCACAAAGGAAGGACTAGGAGTTCAAGATGATGAAGCTATAGCTGTGAATTGTATTGGGGCCTTAAGAAGAGTTGAAGTGGAAGAAAGAGTTGCTTTGATCCAATTCTTCCAATCACTTAAGCCTAAAGCTGTGACAATTGTTGAAGAAGAAGCTGATTTCACAAGCACAAGATATGACTTTGTCAAGTGCTTTGAAGAGTGCCTTAGATTCTACACATTGTACTTTGAGATGCTAGAGGAGAGCTTTGCCCCAACAAGCAATGAAAGGTTGATGTTGGAGAGGGAGTGTTCAAGGAGCATAGTCAAGGTTTTGGCttgtgatgatgatgacgatgagaaTGAGAATAATGAGAACGGTAGTAATGGAGAAGAAGGGTGGtgtgagaggagagagagaggaagccAATGgtgtgagagaatgaaagatgcTTCCTTTTCACCAGTTGGGTTTAGTGATGATGTTGTGGATGATGTCAAAGCATTGTTGAAGAGATATAAAGCTGGATGGTCAGTTATGGTACCAAAATCAGGGGgaggagatgatgatgatgatgataagaaTAATCAAATTCCTCAATCATCAGGAGTTTACTTAACATGGAAAGATGAGCCTGTTGCATGGGCTTCAGTATGGAAACCCTAG
- the LOC120006006 gene encoding uncharacterized protein LOC120006006, which produces MFPNFLQNSISKIFDVPGDGHCGFRVVALFYDWGDDGWKIAWKDLANELRMNRRQYDKVLAPISSTFELLSSVECFPTMADRKNWMIMPYMGNVVTTCYNVVVALISQEQCLTFFTFRDLLPLDYKQGIMVFRYINDSHSIILELAEDSPIPPVSKMWTDHHQANARGWPEMFSSRIEKFKTLFGCKPSNIATVELID; this is translated from the coding sequence ATGTTTCCTAATTTCTTACAAAACTCCATTTCTAAAATTTTTGATGTCCCTGGAGATGGCCACTGTGGGTTCAGAGTTGTGGCATTGTTTTATGATTGGGGTGACGACGGTTGGAAAATAGCTTGGAAAGATCTTGCAAATGAGCTTCGCATGAATAGACGTCAATATGACAAGGTACTAGCTCCTATCTCAAGCACATTTGAGCTGCTATCCAGTGTTGAGTGTTTTCCCACTATGGCAGATAGAAAAAATTGGATGATCATGCCTTATATGGGAAATGTGGTAACTACTTGTTACAATGTTGTTGTTGCACTAATTTCACAAGAACAGTGCCTCACATTTTTCACCTTTAGGGATCTACTGCCACTGGATTATAAGCAAGGGATCATGGTATTCAGGTATATAAATGACTCCCACTCCATCATACTGGAATTAGCAGAAGATAGTCCCATACCTCCTGTTTCAAAGATGTGGACAGATCATCATCAAGCCAATGCCAGAGGTTGGCCAGAAATGTTTTCTTCGAGGATCGAAAAATTCAAGACACTTTTTGGGTGTAAACCAAGTAACATAGCGACTGTGGAGTTGATAGATTGA